A segment of the Pseudomonas versuta genome:
CGCTCCATGGGTCAGGCCTTGCGCGGGGCCATGTAGCCCAGCCAGCGGCGCTCGGCCAGTTTGAACAGGCGCACCAGAATGAACGTCAGGCACAGGTAGAACACACCGGCGGTGATATAGGCCTCAAACGGCAGGTAGTACTGCGCGTTGACGGTCCGTGCGGCCCCCGTGATGTCGATCAGGGTCACGATGGAGGCCAGACTGGTGGTCTGCAACATCATGATCACTTCGTTGCTGTACTGCGGCAGCGCCCGGCGCATGGCCGACGGCAGCAGGATACGGCGATACATTTTGTAGCGCGACATGCCCATGGCCTTGGCCGCTTCGATCTCGCCATTGGGTGTGGCCTTGAGGCTACCGGCAATGATTTCAGCGGTGTAGGCGCTGGTGTTGATGGCAAACGCCAGACACGCACAGAAGGTCGCACTGGACAGCAGCGGCCACAGGAAGCTGTCACGCACTGATTCGAACTGAGCCAGGCCGTAGTAGATCAAAAACAGCTGAACCAGCATCGGCGTGCCGCGAATCACATAGGTGTACAGCCAGGCCGGGAAGTTGACCCAGGAACTCTTGGAGACCCGCATCAACCCCAGCGGTATGGCCACCAGCAAACCGAAAAACAGCGAGATACCCAGCAGCTTCAGGGTTTCAAGCAGCCCGCTCAGGTACAGCGGCATGCTGTCCCAAATGACGTTGTAGTCGAAGATCATAGATCAGCCGCCCTTACGCCTACCGAGTAGCGCTTCTCAAGTTGTCGCAACGCCAGCAGCGAAACACTGGTCAGCACCAGGTACATCGCGGCCACGGCCAAAAAGAAAGTAAAGGGTTCGCGGGTGGCATCCGCCGCCTGCTTGGCCTTGAACATCATGTCTTGCAAGCCGACCACCGAAATCAGGGCCGTCGCCTTGGTCAGTACCAGCCAGTTATTGGTGAAGCCCGGGATCGCCAGGCGGATCATCTGTGGCACCAATACCCGGAAAAACACCTGAAAACTGCTCATGCCATACGCCATGCCCGCTTCGGCCTGACCTTTGGGGATGGCCATGAAGGCACCGCGAAAGGTCTCTGACAGGTACGCACCAAAGATGAAGCCCAGGGTGCCAATACCCGCAGCCAATGGGTTCAAGTCAATGTAATCGTCATGACCCAGCATCGGCGCAACGTTGTTCAGCAAATTCTGACCGCCATAGAAAATCAGCAGGATCAACACCAGATCGGGTATCCCGCGGATAACCGTCGAATACAAATCGCCCAACCAGGCCAGCCAGCGCACCGGCGACAGGCGCAAGGAAACACCGATCAGACCTAGAACAATGGCCAGGGCCATGGACGACAAGGCGAGCTGAAGCGTCAGCCAAGCGCCATCGAGGATGACAGCCCCGTAGCCTTTCAACATGATTCAGGTCCTCGAAAATTAGGATGAAAAAATGGCGCAAACTTCAGAGATCCTGTTGCTTGCGCCATTTCGGACTTACCGCTGCGACGGTTTACTTGGCTTCTGGGCCGTAAATATCGAAGTCGAAGTATTTGTCCTGGATTTGCTTGTATTTACCGTTGTCACGAATAGCCGTGATCGCGGTGTTGATCTTGTCTTTCAGCTCTTTGTCGCCCTTGCGCACCGCGATACCCACGCCGTCACCAAAGTATTTGACGTCGGTGAATTGCGGACCCACGAATGCATAGCCTTTGCCAGCCGGGGTTTTCAGGAAACCGTCATTGAGCAGCGTGGCGTCGGCCACGGTGCCATCAAGGCGACCGGCTTCGATGTCCAGGTAGATTTCGTTTTGCGAGCTGTAAGGCACGACGGTTGCGCCTTTGGGTGCAAAGACTTCCTTGGCGAAACGGTCGTGAATCGAACCGCGCTGCACGCCGATTTTCTTGCCCTTGAGCTCGTCAAGACTGTCGCTGACCACAGCACCGTCCTTCATCACCAGACGCGCCGGAGTGAGGTAGTACTTGTTGGTGAAGTCGACGGACTTTTTGCGGTCTTCGGTAATCGACATCGAGGACAGGATGGCATCGATCTTGCGCACTTTAAGTGCCGGAATCAGACCGTCGAATTCTTGCTCGACCCACACACATTTGACCTGCATCTGCTCGCACAGAGCATTACCGATGTCATAGTCAAAACCTACGATGCTGCCGTCCGGCGCCTTGGAGGCAAACGGAGGATAGGCGGCTTCAATACCGATTTTCAGCGGTTTTTGATCAGCGAAAGCCTGCAGGGACAGCACGGACAGTGCCAGGGCGCCAAGAAGCACGAGTTTCTTCATCTTAGGACTCCATCGGTAAAGGGCAATAAATGCAGAATGAGCGTTAGCCCAAGATGCGGAGGTTAAACCGGGAATGCGGCGCCACGTCCTACTGGCGTTATGCTGGGATCAGCACAACGACGACGAGCGAGTGATCGGCATTCTAACGACAGGCTTCAAGCCGTTATTTCTCCAATGCGACAACAAATTACAGATGCACCGAGAAAAGCGACTCCAGTCATTGACAGCTCTTCAAATTCATGCAAGAGCAAAAGACATAGAACCTATGTGAGTTGCAAATAGCGGGCCTATTATTCGCAAAGCCTTCTATTCCGGCAAGTGTAGCGTTTCATCTTATTTTTCAACCCGGTAAAAACAGCTCTAAAACGGTGCTTTTGGTGTCACAAGGCCCCGTTTTCGTGCGCGTGGTTACATCCGCGGTAACACTGCCCCAGGTTTATGCCCCTCTCTAGCTGCCAAATAAAAACCCCGCCAGGCAATGCCGGGCGGGGTTCTGTGAGGCGAAGAAGGATTATGCGACCTTCATACTCTTGTGGGTTTCGATCAAATGCTGCACCACCCCCGGGTCGGCCAGGGTGGAAATATCACCCAGACCGTCATATTCGCCGGTCGCAATCTTGCGCAGGATACGGCGCATGATTTTGCCGGAGCGGGTTTTAGGCAAGCCCGGCGCCCACTGGATGACATCCGGCGAGGCAATCGGGCCGATCTCTTTACGTACCCAGTTTTTCAGTTCAAGACGCAGCGCCTCACTTGGCTCTTCACCGCCATTAAGGGTGACATAGACATAAATGCCCTGCCCCTTGATGTCATGGGGCACGCCGACAACAGCTGCCTCGGCAACTTTAGGGTGAGCCACCATCGCGCTTTCGATCTCGGCGGTCCCCATGCGATGGCCTGACACGTTAAGCACGTCATCCACGCGACCGGTGATCCAGTAGTAACCGTCTTCGTCGCGACGGGCACCGTCGCCAGTGAAATACATGCCACGGAAGGTCTTGAAGTAGGTATCGACAAAGCGGTCGTGATCGCCGTACAAGGTACGCGCCTGACCCGGCCACGAGTCCAGGATCACCAGGTTACCCTCGGCCGCCCCCTCAATCAGGTTGCCCAGGTTATCTACCAGGCCAGGCACCACGCCAAAGAATGGGCGCGCCGCAGACCCCGGCTTTAGTGCGTGAGCCCCCGGCAGCGGGCTCATCATGCAAGCCCCGGTTTCGGTCTGCCACCAGGTATCGACGATAGGGCAGCGCTCTTTGCCCACGGTGGTGTAGTACCAGTTCCAGGCCTCCGGGTTGATCGGCTCCCCCACCGAACCCAGCAGACGCAAGCTTGAACCGTCAGCATCCTTAACGGCGGCCTGACCTTCGGCCATCATGGCGCGAATGGCCGTTGGCGCGGTGTAGAGGATGTTGACCTTGTGCTTGTCGACGATTTTCGACACCCGAGTGATGTCCGGATAGTTCGGCACACCTTCGAACAACAGCGTGGTGGCCCCATTGGCCAGCGGCCCGTAGACGATATAGGTGTGACCGGTAACCCAGCCAACGTCCGCCGTACACCAGAACACTTCGCCGGGGCGATAGTCGAATACGCGCTCATGGGTCAGCGCGGCATACAGCAGATAGCCACCCGTGGTGTGCTGCACACCTTTGGGCTTGCCGGTGGAGCCGGAGGTATAAAGGATGAACAACGCTTCTTCGGCGCCCATTTCTTTTGGCGCACAGTGCGTGGAGGCCACGGCCATCAAGTCGTGGTACCAAATGTCACGGTGCTTGTACCAGGCAATATCGCCACCGGTGCGCTTGAACACGATGATCTTCTGCACGCTTGAAGTATCAGGGTTGGTCAGTGCCACATCGACATTGGCCTTGAGCGCTGTACGCTTGCCGCCGCGCACACCTTCGTCGGCAGTGATCACCACCTTGGATTTGCAGTCGATGATGCGTCCCGCCAGCGCCTCGGGCGAGAAGCCGCCGAACACTACCGAGTGAATTGCCCCGATCCGGGTGCACGCCAGCATGGCGACCACGGCTTCGGGCACCATCGGCATATAGATAGTCACTACGTCGCCACGGTGAACGTCCTGACCGCGCAAAGCGTTGGCAAGCTTGCACACTTCTTCGTGCAGTTCGCGGTAGGTAATGTTGCGCTGCTCGGTAGGGTCATCGCCCTCCCAGATGATCGCAACCTGATCGCCGCGTTCGGCAAGGTGGCGATCCAGACAGTTATAGGAAACGTTAAGAGTGCCGTCCGCAAACCATTTGATATCGACATGGTGATCGTCGAATGAGGTTTGCTTGACGCTGGTAAACGGCTTGATCCAGTCGAGACGCTGAGCTTGCTCGCGCCAGAAGCCATCGGGGTTGACGACGGACTGCTGGTACATCGCCTTGTAGGTCGCCTCATCGGTCAGCGTATTGGCTGCTACTTCAGGGCGTACGGGATACAGGGAAGCGGCACTCATGTTTCATACCTCGATGTTTGTAGTTGTTGTTTTATGACCCTGTTGTAGCCGGGCCGTGGCCTGAGATCCATTCGACGTTGGTAGTAAGAAATCCCCGGAAAAACCATGGTTTTTCTGCCGAAGGCTCAAGAACAATACTTACAGCGCTTTGCCAGTCAATGCCTCGCTCAATACAGGCTCTGTTTTCGACGATTGTTGCAGAATCTGTCAACAGTCTTTATCAAAACCCCCTCTTTATGCCTGCCTGGCCGGGGCCTAAAATTGACCTCGCCAACCAAGGCACTGCGATTGATACAAGTTACAGCCCCCACGAAGGCATATTTAGTCGCTCTTAACTCATTAAGTTTCACACACAGCCTCACAAGGGCTGTGTGACCCCTCTCGACCATAGACAGGTAATTGCGAAATGAAAGCGTTGTTAGTTCTGGCCCTCAGCAGTGTGTGTTTAACCGCCATGGCGGATGAAACAAGTACCGCCGCTGCACACCAGCAACCCGCTGTTGAACAGTATTCTTACTCTTCCGAACTGGATATTGCCAAGGTGATTTCCATGAGCGAAATCCCCAGTGTCTGCGAAGTGGTGCCGGCCCAGATGGTCTACGAAGACTCGCACGGCGCCCAGCACACCCTTGAATACCGGGTAATGGGCAGCGGCTGCTCGAACGGCTGATTCATAACTTTCGTTTGTTCCGCTACTTAATCACATCATTTGTTAACGCGATTCAACGCGGCACTTTATTGCAACTTTCAAACTTACATATTGAAGCGTTGCCCGCCTGCGCCTATATCGCCAGGAATTAATTACATGAAACGCGCCTTAATATTGGCCCTCAGCATATCCGTACTTGCAGGTAGCGCCTTTGCAGCTGACGGTTATGACCACACCCCCTCGGCGACCTTTGCTGAAGACGGTTACGACAACACCCGCTCAGCCACTTTCGCTGAAGACGGTTATGACAACACCCGCTCGGCCACCTTCGCTGAAGACGGTTATGACAACACCCGCTCGGCCACCTTCGCTGAAGACGGTTATGACAACACCCGCTCAGCCACTTTCGCCGAGGACGGTTATGACAACACCCGTTCAGCCACTTTCGCCGAGGACGGTTACGATCGCACCAACGGCCATCGACTGAGCTAACACCGCACCGACTTGCCGCCCGGTTTCGACCGGGCTTAGCCTGCCCCGCGCCGCGCCTCGCGTCACTAAAGCCACACCACATCCGTGGCCCCCGGCTTGCCTCAGAAAAACTTCCTGCCAAGCAAACCCTCGCCCAGTAACGGCCATGCTTAAGTCCAGGCCAAATTTAGGGCATTTCGTCGCATCGGCTGAAAAAAAACTGGCTGAAATACCCTGTACAAAAGCCGTATACTGCCCCCTTCCAAAGGGTGCTCCATAACCCTTGAGCGGGCTGTAAACCACGCAGCTGCGGCCTTCCGGGCCAGGGTGAGATGCCGAACAGACAGCATCCCCTTAGCGACAGCCGGGTCAGCCCCCGAATATATTCATGTTTTTGCGTGCGTACATCGCTACTGCAGCAACATTTCTTAGATCCAAGTGGCCTATGGCCGTGTGACAACCAAACAATCAGTGTTACCACACGGGCACAGGCCCTCACGCAGGAGACGACACGTCATGCTGAGCTGGGACGAATTCGACAAAGAAGAGGAAGGCGAAGTCGCTGTTAAAGGCGCCAATGCCGGCCACGCAACCGAAGCCAACATGGACCGCCTTGACGCTGCTGGCGGCGTTGCGGCCCAGGAAGCCCGTGCAGTCACTGCCAACGACTCCGCTGCAATCCAGCGCGCCAAGGCAGCCCTGGATGATCTCGACATCGCGGAAGGCCTGGCCGAACTCGAAGGCGCCAGCGCTCGCGTTGCTGTCGACGAGAAGATGATGATCAACTGCCGTGCCGACCTTAACCAGCTTGTACCGTTCAAGTACGACTGGGCGTGGCAGAAGTATCTGGACGGTTGTGCAAACCACTGGATGCCGCAAGAAGTCAACATGACCGCCGACATCGCCCTCTGGAAAAACCCAGAAGGCCTGACCGACGACGAGCGTCGCATCGTGATGCGCAACCTGGGCTTCTTCTCTACCGCCGACTCCCTGGTTGCCAACAACCTGGTGCTGGCCGTGTACCGCTTGATCACCAACCCGGAATGCCGCCAGTACATCCTGCGCCAGGCCTTCGAAGAAGCGATCCATACCCACGCCTACCAGTACTGCATTGAATCTCTGGCCATGGATGAAGGCGAGATCTTCAACATGTACCACGAGATTCCGTCGGTCGCTAAAAAAGCTACCTGGGGGCTGAAGTACACCCGTTCGATCTCCGATCCGAAGTTCGAAACCGGCACGGTAGAAACCGACAAGGAACTGCTGCGCAACCTGATCGCTTACTACTGCGTTCTGGAAGGCATCTTCTTCTACTGCGGTTTCACTCAGATCCTGTCGATGGGTCG
Coding sequences within it:
- a CDS encoding DUF2790 domain-containing protein, with translation MKALLVLALSSVCLTAMADETSTAAAHQQPAVEQYSYSSELDIAKVISMSEIPSVCEVVPAQMVYEDSHGAQHTLEYRVMGSGCSNG
- a CDS encoding ABC transporter permease — encoded protein: MIFDYNVIWDSMPLYLSGLLETLKLLGISLFFGLLVAIPLGLMRVSKSSWVNFPAWLYTYVIRGTPMLVQLFLIYYGLAQFESVRDSFLWPLLSSATFCACLAFAINTSAYTAEIIAGSLKATPNGEIEAAKAMGMSRYKMYRRILLPSAMRRALPQYSNEVIMMLQTTSLASIVTLIDITGAARTVNAQYYLPFEAYITAGVFYLCLTFILVRLFKLAERRWLGYMAPRKA
- the acs gene encoding acetate--CoA ligase, whose product is MSAASLYPVRPEVAANTLTDEATYKAMYQQSVVNPDGFWREQAQRLDWIKPFTSVKQTSFDDHHVDIKWFADGTLNVSYNCLDRHLAERGDQVAIIWEGDDPTEQRNITYRELHEEVCKLANALRGQDVHRGDVVTIYMPMVPEAVVAMLACTRIGAIHSVVFGGFSPEALAGRIIDCKSKVVITADEGVRGGKRTALKANVDVALTNPDTSSVQKIIVFKRTGGDIAWYKHRDIWYHDLMAVASTHCAPKEMGAEEALFILYTSGSTGKPKGVQHTTGGYLLYAALTHERVFDYRPGEVFWCTADVGWVTGHTYIVYGPLANGATTLLFEGVPNYPDITRVSKIVDKHKVNILYTAPTAIRAMMAEGQAAVKDADGSSLRLLGSVGEPINPEAWNWYYTTVGKERCPIVDTWWQTETGACMMSPLPGAHALKPGSAARPFFGVVPGLVDNLGNLIEGAAEGNLVILDSWPGQARTLYGDHDRFVDTYFKTFRGMYFTGDGARRDEDGYYWITGRVDDVLNVSGHRMGTAEIESAMVAHPKVAEAAVVGVPHDIKGQGIYVYVTLNGGEEPSEALRLELKNWVRKEIGPIASPDVIQWAPGLPKTRSGKIMRRILRKIATGEYDGLGDISTLADPGVVQHLIETHKSMKVA
- a CDS encoding ribonucleotide-diphosphate reductase subunit beta; this encodes MLSWDEFDKEEEGEVAVKGANAGHATEANMDRLDAAGGVAAQEARAVTANDSAAIQRAKAALDDLDIAEGLAELEGASARVAVDEKMMINCRADLNQLVPFKYDWAWQKYLDGCANHWMPQEVNMTADIALWKNPEGLTDDERRIVMRNLGFFSTADSLVANNLVLAVYRLITNPECRQYILRQAFEEAIHTHAYQYCIESLAMDEGEIFNMYHEIPSVAKKATWGLKYTRSISDPKFETGTVETDKELLRNLIAYYCVLEGIFFYCGFTQILSMGRRNKMTGVAEQFQYILRDESMHLNFGIDVINQIKIENPHLWDAEMKEEATQMILQGTQLEIEYARDTMPRGVLGMNAAMMEDYLKFIANRRLSQIGLKEEYPGTTNPFPWMSEIMDLKKEKNFFETRVIEYQTGGALSWD
- a CDS encoding ABC transporter substrate-binding protein, coding for MKKLVLLGALALSVLSLQAFADQKPLKIGIEAAYPPFASKAPDGSIVGFDYDIGNALCEQMQVKCVWVEQEFDGLIPALKVRKIDAILSSMSITEDRKKSVDFTNKYYLTPARLVMKDGAVVSDSLDELKGKKIGVQRGSIHDRFAKEVFAPKGATVVPYSSQNEIYLDIEAGRLDGTVADATLLNDGFLKTPAGKGYAFVGPQFTDVKYFGDGVGIAVRKGDKELKDKINTAITAIRDNGKYKQIQDKYFDFDIYGPEAK
- a CDS encoding ABC transporter permease, with the translated sequence MLKGYGAVILDGAWLTLQLALSSMALAIVLGLIGVSLRLSPVRWLAWLGDLYSTVIRGIPDLVLILLIFYGGQNLLNNVAPMLGHDDYIDLNPLAAGIGTLGFIFGAYLSETFRGAFMAIPKGQAEAGMAYGMSSFQVFFRVLVPQMIRLAIPGFTNNWLVLTKATALISVVGLQDMMFKAKQAADATREPFTFFLAVAAMYLVLTSVSLLALRQLEKRYSVGVRAADL